One region of Culex pipiens pallens isolate TS chromosome 2, TS_CPP_V2, whole genome shotgun sequence genomic DNA includes:
- the LOC120420705 gene encoding uncharacterized protein LOC120420705 yields the protein MTSRGTAPPTVAPNPDSASASVSAEVRLKTNSRLGRTFTRRSCGTATVLPPAAEPASITEFKRLVFMVTQICASNLCLGRRRGRHKPTAAGKSTAAHFHLARVPHQSIMQNRLLCIKLQDQRMMLFEQVVEPAAANVVSLSSPFAPTSSAVCRC from the exons ATGACAAGCAGAGG GACTGCACCGCCAACAGTTGCGCCCAATCCGGATAGCGCTTCAGCAAGTGTTTCCGCCGAGGTGCGATTGAAAACCAACAGTAGACTGGGGCGAACTTTCACCAGGCGTTCCTGTGGAACAGCAACAGTCCTTCCCCCAGCAGCAGAACCAGCGTCCATTACGGAGTTCAAGCGCCTGGTCTTCATGGTGACCCAAATTTGTGCCAGCAACTTATGCTTAGGAAGACGTCGTGGCCGACACAAACCAACAGCAGCCGGCAAGTCAACAGCCGCGCATTTCCACCTAGCAAGAGTTCCACACCAGAGCATCATGCAAAACCGGCTGCTCTGCATAAAGCTGCAAGACCAGCGCATGATGCTGTTCGAGCAGGTCGTAGAACCGGCCGCAGCTAACGTGGTCAGTTTGTCCAGTCCGTTTGCCCCAACATCCAGCGCAGTCTGTCGGTGCTGA